In Vibrio lentus, a single genomic region encodes these proteins:
- a CDS encoding STAS domain-containing protein: MELRKIDLNTTTLTLSIFGDLDAAGSRDAQTDIDDVISNDGHQEIEVDFSQVQFLDSSGVGAIVYMFKRLTERERNMRLENVSGQPLEIMNLLRIGHAIPVNSKSPAN, from the coding sequence ATGGAACTACGTAAAATTGACTTAAACACTACGACACTGACTCTTTCTATTTTTGGTGATTTAGACGCAGCAGGTAGTCGCGATGCTCAAACTGACATCGATGATGTTATTTCAAACGACGGTCATCAAGAAATCGAAGTAGATTTCAGCCAAGTACAGTTTCTTGATTCATCGGGCGTGGGCGCAATCGTCTACATGTTCAAACGTCTTACAGAACGTGAAAGAAATATGCGTTTAGAAAACGTTTCAGGACAACCTCTAGAAATCATGAACTTACTTCGTATTGGTCACGCTATCCCTGTTAACTCAAAAAGTCCTGCTAATTAA
- a CDS encoding DNA ligase yields MRLTKLAIATFWACTLPAHSSYLPPDQLVLANTYQQGIDVSQYWKSEKLDGIRALWDGEHLYTRNGNRIYVPKWFVAKLPKVHLEGELWAGRGNFHIVQSTVLDHTPSDTAWRKIDFMLFDMPGAAGDYQKRYYNILHWASVIDEKHIGYIEHFPIPNEELLFQQLDNIDEENGEGIMLRKITSRYQAGRSNDLLKLKRHHDAEATVIGYKGGTGKYKGMMGSILVHTEEGIEFYIGSGFSDKMRLAPPEIGSRITFRYNGFTQNGKPKFARFVREKSEY; encoded by the coding sequence ATGAGGTTAACCAAACTGGCTATAGCAACGTTTTGGGCGTGTACTTTACCTGCGCATTCATCGTATTTACCACCGGATCAATTGGTGCTCGCCAATACCTATCAACAAGGGATAGATGTCTCTCAATATTGGAAAAGCGAAAAACTGGACGGTATTAGAGCGTTGTGGGATGGCGAGCATCTATACACACGTAACGGCAATCGAATTTATGTCCCTAAGTGGTTTGTCGCAAAACTTCCTAAAGTTCACTTAGAAGGTGAGTTATGGGCTGGGCGAGGTAACTTCCATATTGTTCAATCAACGGTTTTAGATCATACGCCCAGTGATACTGCGTGGCGGAAAATCGACTTCATGCTTTTTGACATGCCTGGTGCTGCTGGGGATTATCAAAAACGTTATTACAACATTCTGCATTGGGCGAGTGTGATTGATGAAAAGCATATTGGTTACATCGAACATTTCCCAATACCCAATGAAGAGTTGTTATTCCAGCAGTTAGACAACATCGATGAAGAGAATGGTGAAGGCATTATGCTTCGTAAGATCACCAGTCGTTATCAAGCAGGAAGAAGCAACGACTTGTTGAAGCTCAAAAGACATCATGACGCCGAAGCAACCGTCATTGGTTATAAAGGTGGAACCGGCAAGTACAAAGGCATGATGGGCTCAATATTGGTGCACACTGAAGAGGGTATTGAATTTTATATTGGGAGTGGGTTTAGCGATAAAATGAGATTAGCACCACCAGAAATCGGCAGTCGAATTACCTTCCGCTATAACGGCTTTACGCAAAACGGAAAGCCCAAGTTTGCACGCTTTGTTCGAGAAAAGAGTGAGTATTGA
- a CDS encoding MATE family efflux transporter, producing MHRYKEEASNLIKLATPVLIASVAQTGMGFVDTVMAGGVSAIDMAAVSIAASIWLPSILFGVGLLMALVPVVAQLNGSGRQVKIPFEIQQGAFLALIISLPIIGVLFQTQLILEWMDIEQLMADKTIGYMNAVMFAVPAFLLFQTLRSFTDGMSLTKPAMVIGFIGLLLNIPLNWMFVYGKLGAPALGGVGCGVATAIVYWVMFALLFAYVLTSKRLAKINIFGTFHKPQLKAQIRLFKLGFPVAAAIFFEVTLFAVVSLLVAPLGSLIVAAHQVAINFSSLVFMIPMSIGAAVSIRVGHKLGQGNTEGARIATHVGIIVGLVTAFMTAALTVLFREQVSLLYTENTAVITVAMQLLLFAAVYQCTDAIQVIAAGALRGYKDMRSIFNITFVAYWLLGLPIGYVLGMKDWIVEPMGAHGFWIGFIIGLTSAAIMLGMRLHWMHKQDDDVQLEFSSR from the coding sequence GTGCATCGTTACAAAGAAGAAGCCTCTAATTTAATCAAACTTGCGACCCCAGTTTTGATCGCATCAGTTGCACAAACCGGAATGGGTTTTGTTGATACCGTTATGGCCGGTGGCGTAAGTGCTATTGATATGGCGGCGGTTTCGATTGCAGCAAGTATTTGGTTACCATCCATTCTATTTGGCGTGGGTCTATTAATGGCACTTGTTCCTGTAGTGGCACAATTGAATGGCTCGGGTCGCCAAGTAAAGATTCCATTTGAGATTCAACAAGGCGCATTTTTAGCGCTCATCATCTCCCTTCCTATCATTGGTGTGCTCTTTCAAACGCAACTGATACTTGAATGGATGGATATTGAACAGCTCATGGCAGACAAGACCATCGGCTATATGAATGCCGTGATGTTTGCTGTTCCTGCATTTTTGCTGTTCCAAACTTTAAGAAGTTTTACTGATGGTATGTCTTTAACCAAACCCGCAATGGTTATCGGTTTTATCGGCTTACTATTAAACATTCCGCTTAACTGGATGTTTGTATACGGAAAGCTAGGCGCGCCTGCTCTTGGTGGTGTTGGTTGTGGCGTAGCGACGGCAATCGTCTATTGGGTGATGTTCGCTTTATTATTTGCTTACGTTTTAACATCGAAGCGTTTAGCGAAAATTAATATCTTTGGCACGTTCCATAAGCCACAGTTAAAAGCCCAAATCCGTTTGTTCAAACTTGGTTTCCCGGTTGCCGCTGCAATCTTTTTTGAAGTAACGCTATTTGCAGTCGTTTCTTTATTGGTGGCACCATTAGGCTCATTGATTGTTGCCGCGCACCAAGTCGCGATTAACTTCTCTTCACTTGTGTTCATGATTCCAATGAGTATTGGTGCTGCGGTGAGTATTCGTGTTGGCCATAAATTGGGTCAAGGCAACACAGAAGGCGCAAGAATAGCGACACATGTGGGCATTATTGTTGGATTAGTAACGGCGTTTATGACGGCTGCCCTAACCGTGTTGTTCAGAGAACAAGTTTCGCTGCTTTACACTGAAAATACGGCGGTTATTACCGTTGCCATGCAGCTGTTGTTGTTCGCTGCGGTATATCAATGTACAGATGCAATTCAAGTGATTGCGGCGGGTGCTTTGCGCGGATACAAAGACATGCGTTCGATCTTCAACATTACCTTCGTTGCCTACTGGCTGCTTGGCCTCCCGATTGGCTACGTTTTAGGAATGAAAGACTGGATAGTTGAGCCTATGGGCGCACATGGTTTCTGGATTGGTTTCATCATTGGTCTTACGTCAGCAGCCATTATGTTGGGTATGCGCCTGCACTGGATGCACAAACAAGACGACGATGTTCAGCTAGAGTTTAGTTCTCGTTAA
- a CDS encoding riboflavin synthase subunit alpha, with product MFTGIVQGMATLVAINKKELFQTHTIELNDEMVEGLAIGASVAHNGCCLTVTEISGNQISFDLMQATLRLTNLGQLDVGDQVNVERAAKFGDEIGGHSMSGHIALMAKLVEVIKTENNRTLWFELPEASMKYVLSKGYIGVDGCSLTIGEVEDNRFSVHLIPETLNRTLFGGREVGDDVNIEFDPQTQAIVDTVERVLANQK from the coding sequence ATGTTTACAGGTATCGTTCAAGGCATGGCTACACTGGTTGCTATCAACAAAAAAGAGTTGTTTCAGACTCATACCATTGAGTTAAACGACGAGATGGTTGAAGGATTAGCGATTGGTGCTTCAGTCGCTCATAACGGTTGTTGCTTAACCGTTACTGAAATCTCAGGTAACCAAATCTCATTTGATCTCATGCAAGCAACACTAAGACTCACCAACTTAGGCCAACTCGATGTTGGTGACCAAGTAAACGTCGAGCGCGCCGCTAAGTTTGGTGACGAGATCGGTGGTCACAGCATGTCTGGGCACATCGCACTTATGGCTAAGTTAGTCGAAGTGATTAAAACGGAAAACAACCGTACGCTTTGGTTCGAATTACCAGAAGCATCGATGAAATATGTTCTGAGCAAAGGCTACATTGGCGTCGATGGCTGTTCATTAACGATTGGTGAAGTGGAAGACAACCGTTTCTCCGTACATCTAATCCCAGAAACGCTGAATCGCACTCTATTTGGTGGCCGTGAAGTAGGGGACGATGTGAACATCGAATTCGACCCTCAAACACAAGCTATCGTTGATACCGTAGAACGCGTACTCGCAAATCAGAAGTAA
- a CDS encoding CPXCG motif-containing cysteine-rich protein, with protein sequence MHKYTEKHVSCPHCGHAISITLDASNGSQDFYDDCPACCNAIHLDMQVDEVRDRINLSIDADDEQVF encoded by the coding sequence ATGCACAAATACACCGAGAAACATGTCTCTTGCCCTCATTGTGGGCACGCCATCAGCATAACGCTCGATGCTTCCAATGGTAGCCAAGACTTCTACGACGATTGTCCAGCGTGTTGCAATGCCATTCACCTCGACATGCAGGTAGATGAAGTGAGAGACAGAATTAATCTCTCGATTGATGCAGACGATGAACAAGTTTTCTGA
- a CDS encoding fructosamine kinase family protein, which produces MWQAISQQLSDTLLFNFQITERTKVPGGDINDCYMISDGNERYFVKVNQREFLPKFEIEAENLRLLRNTSTVYVPELVLIGKTKECSFIILNYLPTKPLETGNNSYDFGVQLAQLHSWGEQKEFGCDQDNYIGSTLQPNPWHKKWGRFFSEQRIGFQLQLLKEKGIEFGDIDDIVDVVNMRLAGHNPRPSLLHGDLWNGNVANSAFGPICYDPACYWGDHECDLALTELFEGFPEEFYDGYQSIMPLDVGYTDRKDIYNLYHLLNHCNQFGGEYLAQTEACIQKIQAV; this is translated from the coding sequence ATGTGGCAGGCCATTTCTCAACAGCTTTCAGACACCCTTTTATTCAACTTTCAGATTACTGAACGTACTAAGGTGCCTGGTGGTGACATTAACGATTGCTATATGATCAGTGATGGTAATGAACGTTACTTTGTAAAAGTGAATCAGCGGGAATTTCTCCCAAAATTTGAAATTGAAGCTGAGAACCTGCGCTTACTAAGAAATACTTCCACAGTCTACGTCCCAGAGTTGGTGCTGATTGGTAAAACCAAAGAGTGCTCGTTCATTATTCTTAATTACCTACCAACCAAGCCTTTAGAAACAGGCAATAATAGTTATGACTTTGGCGTTCAACTGGCACAATTGCACAGCTGGGGCGAACAAAAAGAGTTTGGTTGCGACCAAGATAACTATATAGGCAGTACCCTTCAGCCCAATCCGTGGCACAAAAAATGGGGCCGTTTTTTCTCAGAGCAGCGTATAGGTTTTCAGCTGCAACTTCTGAAAGAAAAAGGCATCGAATTTGGTGATATCGACGATATCGTCGACGTGGTAAATATGCGACTTGCAGGCCACAACCCTCGCCCTTCGTTACTTCACGGTGATCTTTGGAACGGAAATGTTGCCAATTCTGCTTTTGGCCCAATTTGTTACGACCCCGCTTGTTACTGGGGTGACCATGAGTGCGATTTAGCGCTAACCGAATTGTTCGAAGGCTTCCCTGAAGAGTTTTATGACGGCTATCAAAGCATCATGCCACTAGACGTTGGCTATACTGATCGAAAAGACATTTACAACTTGTACCATCTTCTAAATCACTGCAATCAATTTGGCGGTGAGTATTTAGCACAAACCGAAGCGTGTATTCAGAAGATTCAGGCCGTTTAA
- a CDS encoding DUF3802 family protein, with protein sequence MVVETDGYLALIEHLSFNLDVFTKGTGDTGTESVEDIVTDMISSNIMAIFEQNPELHASVRFQLLKEADAVVADLGEVLAGVWAKKATNEQIVFLDEYIALVKNLFDTAVAKYD encoded by the coding sequence GTGGTTGTAGAAACCGATGGCTACTTAGCTTTAATCGAGCACCTATCATTCAACCTGGATGTATTCACCAAAGGTACTGGTGATACTGGCACTGAAAGTGTCGAAGACATCGTAACTGACATGATTTCAAGCAACATCATGGCTATTTTCGAGCAAAACCCAGAATTGCATGCCAGCGTTCGTTTTCAATTGTTGAAAGAGGCCGATGCTGTTGTCGCTGATTTAGGTGAAGTATTAGCAGGTGTTTGGGCTAAGAAAGCGACGAACGAACAGATTGTTTTTCTTGATGAATACATCGCATTAGTGAAGAACTTGTTTGATACTGCTGTGGCTAAATACGACTAA
- a CDS encoding C40 family peptidase translates to MKFRKMLAVTITFATLAACSSTPPPSHFSQTAQKPLSKSEQLTVNAYMSVYDQWKGVPYHFGGTSFRGVDCSAFVQIAVQNATQQALPRTTKDQSQQGKEIAYEQAISGDLVFFKTSPKVRHVGVYLGNKQFLHASTSKGVIISRLDNPYWASKFWHFRRI, encoded by the coding sequence ATGAAATTCAGGAAAATGCTTGCAGTTACAATAACTTTCGCAACATTAGCTGCATGTAGCTCGACACCACCTCCCTCTCACTTCAGTCAAACCGCACAGAAACCCTTATCAAAATCAGAACAATTGACTGTTAATGCCTATATGAGCGTGTATGACCAGTGGAAAGGTGTGCCTTATCACTTTGGTGGCACGTCATTTAGAGGTGTTGATTGCTCTGCATTTGTTCAAATTGCAGTACAAAATGCGACCCAGCAAGCACTGCCAAGGACGACAAAAGATCAGAGTCAACAAGGGAAAGAAATCGCATATGAGCAAGCGATAAGCGGTGATCTGGTCTTTTTCAAAACCTCACCAAAGGTTCGACATGTAGGTGTTTATCTGGGAAACAAACAGTTCCTACATGCGTCTACGTCTAAAGGCGTGATTATTTCAAGGCTTGATAACCCCTACTGGGCTTCAAAATTCTGGCACTTTAGACGTATATAG
- a CDS encoding methyl-accepting chemotaxis protein: MPDTNLSIKPSRYTFSLIQTVSAVFISILLLVSFLSMVSIRGVERVGGYFDTLSEQALPLALHNAELTQSVLEQVKLLTYSTQSTDLDTLNATRGSIDQLASESNATLEELLFISQSFPDAISLEQQQNLIDDMAQLQTMTNTVLLAQIEIQNKQNLIDSKMGEFRYGVGSIGPEMNRISSFLVEDNPEASDAANRFTSSASAMANTFLMLMMQSDIEKAQDEYRQLRNRIAGLNLAYSDFADWHPDIAEFASLTAPYEMVKEGFTEQGVIKQLLSKLELVQQQEQDLAEVISLANTVINILNQLSFTASQLIDESELVVNQTITNIDRVLFISGLVIAVIIVLSWLVLRRWVNKGLKNITQQLSLLAEHDFSKQSALVGPLELQVIASKLNTVVDSTADSVRLVTRNCETLYQTAEVSHDAAEQTNSSLNEQNESLQNMITTITELEASIGEIARISNASNDDALLAENESVTGSQVVGLNQQRLQALEHSLSLNEESMTDLDGRVKQIREMVDVISGIAENTNLLALNAAIEAARAGEQGRGFAVVADEVRKLASGTSQQTTNIRNMMNELVAAAGRSRSAVTESRSEMANAMQTSGDVKQAFEKIEVAVSQIKGRVEQIMVATEQQARATVDVTYSITRVSEQGEDTKLQLESMIESSEQVAEIAGHQQAMLHKYQLQAEK; the protein is encoded by the coding sequence ATGCCCGACACAAATTTATCAATAAAACCCTCACGTTATACATTCTCGCTCATCCAAACCGTTAGTGCTGTCTTTATTTCCATTCTTTTACTTGTCAGCTTTTTATCAATGGTCAGCATAAGAGGTGTTGAGCGAGTAGGCGGATATTTCGATACGCTATCGGAGCAAGCATTACCGCTTGCGTTGCACAACGCAGAATTAACTCAGAGCGTATTAGAACAAGTCAAACTTCTCACTTATAGCACCCAATCAACCGACTTAGATACACTGAATGCAACGCGAGGATCGATTGATCAACTCGCTTCCGAGAGTAACGCAACGCTAGAGGAACTCCTTTTTATTTCCCAATCTTTTCCTGATGCGATCTCTTTAGAACAACAACAGAACCTTATCGATGATATGGCGCAACTGCAAACCATGACCAACACGGTTCTGCTCGCCCAGATTGAGATTCAAAATAAGCAAAACCTGATCGACAGCAAAATGGGTGAGTTCCGTTACGGTGTTGGCTCGATCGGACCCGAAATGAACCGTATCAGTTCGTTTTTGGTGGAAGATAATCCAGAAGCCAGTGATGCAGCGAATCGTTTCACTTCAAGTGCTTCAGCAATGGCAAATACCTTCTTGATGTTGATGATGCAATCTGACATCGAGAAAGCACAAGACGAATATCGCCAATTAAGAAACCGAATTGCGGGCCTGAATTTGGCTTACAGTGACTTTGCAGATTGGCATCCTGACATTGCTGAATTCGCAAGCCTAACCGCACCTTATGAAATGGTAAAAGAAGGCTTCACAGAACAAGGCGTTATCAAGCAACTGCTATCGAAATTAGAGTTAGTTCAACAACAAGAGCAAGATCTCGCTGAAGTGATCTCTTTAGCGAACACTGTCATCAACATACTGAACCAATTATCTTTTACCGCTTCTCAGTTGATTGATGAGAGCGAGCTCGTTGTTAATCAGACCATTACCAATATTGACCGAGTGTTGTTTATCAGCGGTCTAGTGATCGCCGTAATCATCGTGCTTTCATGGTTAGTGTTACGTCGCTGGGTCAACAAAGGCCTTAAAAATATTACGCAACAACTGAGCTTGCTTGCAGAGCATGATTTCTCAAAACAAAGCGCATTGGTTGGCCCTTTAGAGTTACAAGTGATTGCCTCTAAGCTGAATACCGTGGTCGATTCAACAGCGGATTCCGTGCGCTTGGTGACACGTAACTGCGAAACGCTTTACCAAACCGCAGAAGTAAGCCATGACGCAGCGGAACAAACTAATTCGAGCCTGAATGAGCAGAACGAATCGTTGCAGAACATGATTACTACGATTACTGAGCTTGAAGCCTCTATTGGTGAAATTGCACGTATTTCTAATGCATCAAATGACGACGCGCTACTTGCTGAAAACGAATCGGTAACCGGCAGCCAAGTTGTCGGGCTCAATCAACAACGCCTGCAAGCTTTAGAACACTCTTTGAGTTTGAACGAAGAGTCGATGACCGACCTCGACGGGCGCGTTAAACAGATCCGTGAAATGGTTGACGTGATCAGCGGTATTGCAGAAAACACCAACTTGCTGGCATTGAACGCCGCAATCGAAGCAGCGCGAGCTGGTGAACAAGGCCGAGGCTTTGCCGTAGTTGCCGATGAGGTCAGAAAACTAGCCAGCGGTACTTCTCAACAAACCACTAATATTCGCAATATGATGAATGAGTTGGTTGCAGCAGCTGGACGCTCTCGCTCGGCGGTAACTGAGTCGCGAAGCGAAATGGCCAATGCGATGCAAACCAGTGGTGATGTTAAGCAAGCTTTTGAAAAGATTGAAGTTGCAGTGAGTCAGATTAAAGGACGAGTCGAGCAAATCATGGTGGCGACAGAACAACAAGCACGAGCCACTGTTGATGTTACATATTCAATCACCCGTGTATCAGAGCAGGGTGAAGATACCAAATTGCAGTTAGAATCCATGATTGAAAGCTCAGAACAAGTCGCTGAGATAGCAGGGCACCAACAAGCCATGCTTCACAAGTACCAGTTGCAAGCTGAAAAGTAG
- a CDS encoding AzlD domain-containing protein yields the protein MNTTTFILITLAMAAATFIIRFSVIGMAGKFEMSERFKKTLRFVPVTVLPAIIAVEILGAGPEMEFDLHNPKVLAAIVCTLVSLRFDLIWVVISGVASLIFFQQIMPMLPM from the coding sequence ATGAATACAACGACTTTTATTCTTATTACCTTAGCGATGGCGGCGGCAACCTTCATCATTCGTTTTTCTGTGATTGGTATGGCGGGCAAGTTTGAGATGTCGGAGCGTTTTAAAAAGACGCTGCGCTTTGTTCCCGTTACGGTTTTACCTGCGATCATTGCTGTGGAGATTTTAGGTGCGGGGCCTGAAATGGAATTCGATCTTCACAACCCAAAGGTTTTGGCTGCGATTGTTTGTACACTTGTTAGCCTTCGTTTTGATCTGATTTGGGTTGTGATCAGTGGTGTTGCCTCGCTTATCTTTTTCCAACAAATCATGCCAATGTTGCCGATGTAG
- a CDS encoding AzlC family ABC transporter permease, translated as MNKQQIQAGLRAILPLCVGAFPFSFIVGAISITAGMSVTQSTLWSFTVFAGSSQMVALGLVQSSASIVVIMFTTFIINLRHMLYSASMSEHMKEYPLHMRILMSYGLTDEVYAVTINEMKEEKQGRHWFYLAAMGGFWVNWVLADFLGALIGSSFPEIANYGLDFAMVAAFIAIVIPQVKSRECIVAAIVATFTGVLLAELPYSLGLVIAAVVGVYAGYRMDLSTEKAEQEATQTGLLIAESGVA; from the coding sequence ATGAATAAACAACAGATACAGGCAGGGCTACGTGCCATCTTGCCGTTATGCGTAGGCGCATTTCCATTTTCATTTATCGTCGGAGCAATAAGTATCACAGCCGGAATGAGTGTTACTCAAAGTACTTTGTGGTCATTTACTGTGTTTGCTGGTTCATCGCAAATGGTCGCATTAGGCTTGGTTCAATCGTCTGCGAGTATCGTAGTCATCATGTTTACTACTTTCATTATCAACCTGCGTCACATGCTCTACAGCGCATCAATGTCTGAACACATGAAAGAATACCCTCTTCATATGCGCATATTGATGTCTTACGGATTAACAGACGAGGTATACGCAGTAACGATCAATGAAATGAAGGAAGAAAAACAAGGTCGTCATTGGTTCTATTTGGCGGCGATGGGCGGATTTTGGGTTAACTGGGTCTTGGCAGATTTTTTAGGTGCTCTGATTGGTTCTTCGTTCCCTGAAATTGCTAACTATGGTTTAGATTTCGCAATGGTTGCAGCCTTCATTGCTATTGTGATTCCCCAAGTGAAAAGTCGCGAGTGCATTGTGGCGGCAATCGTTGCGACATTCACAGGCGTTCTGCTGGCTGAACTCCCCTACTCGCTTGGCCTTGTTATCGCAGCGGTTGTAGGCGTTTACGCGGGGTATCGCATGGATCTATCGACAGAGAAAGCAGAACAAGAAGCAACACAAACTGGTTTATTAATCGCAGAAAGCGGAGTGGCATAA
- a CDS encoding RidA family protein yields MKEVITADRAPEAIGPYSHGNAFGNLVFTSGQLPVCREKGGVVEGGVSEQSRQSLLNLQYVLQAAGSDLDAVLKTTCYLSDINDFAAFNEVYKEFFETDCPARSCFAVKDLPLGVKIEIEAIAGRK; encoded by the coding sequence ATGAAAGAAGTCATCACAGCAGACAGAGCACCAGAAGCTATCGGCCCATACTCACACGGCAACGCATTTGGAAACCTCGTTTTCACATCAGGTCAATTACCAGTGTGCAGAGAAAAAGGCGGTGTAGTAGAAGGTGGTGTGAGTGAACAATCTCGTCAATCGTTACTAAACCTTCAATATGTATTACAAGCGGCGGGCAGTGACCTAGACGCGGTACTAAAAACAACGTGTTACTTATCAGACATTAATGATTTCGCGGCTTTCAATGAAGTCTATAAAGAGTTCTTTGAAACGGATTGTCCTGCTCGTAGCTGCTTTGCAGTGAAGGATCTTCCTTTAGGCGTGAAAATCGAAATTGAAGCGATTGCTGGTCGTAAATAA
- a CDS encoding serine dehydratase subunit alpha family protein, whose amino-acid sequence MKQQWQQYKEILNTVVKPALGCTEPISAAYACSVAAKMLVGTPDKVRVYVSDNLYKNSMGVFVPGTGKIGLPIAAVGAIGGDPHAGLEVLAKITEQDVDKAQALIDAGQVSAHRKDVDEFIYCCAEVESEGQIAIVEISGGHTQIIKKTLNGTVLFSQDCDQTVSTGSICDGIDIDIGGIYNYATGAEFEDIQFILEASELNSKLSQEGLAHAYGLEVGRTMEQGIQLGLMTEDLMNKIIMQTAAASDARMGGATLPAMSNFGSGNQGIAATIPVAIIAEHFKSSQEQLARALIISHLGAIYIKSYYPPLSAFCGNTVTSAAAAMAMVYLAKGSFEQSCYAIQNVLSDCSGMVCDGAKSTCAMKVKTSTSAAANGFLMAMRCNEAHNQGIVADDVETSIRNIGKLVTAGMSVTDSTIIDIMSA is encoded by the coding sequence ATGAAACAACAATGGCAACAGTATAAAGAGATTTTAAATACCGTCGTTAAACCGGCTCTTGGTTGCACAGAACCCATCTCCGCAGCTTACGCTTGTTCAGTCGCGGCCAAGATGCTGGTGGGTACACCCGACAAAGTTCGCGTGTATGTGTCGGATAATTTATACAAAAACTCGATGGGCGTGTTTGTTCCGGGAACAGGAAAAATCGGTTTACCCATTGCTGCTGTTGGTGCAATTGGTGGGGACCCACACGCTGGTTTAGAGGTTCTAGCGAAGATCACCGAACAAGATGTCGATAAAGCTCAGGCACTTATTGATGCAGGGCAGGTAAGCGCACATCGAAAAGACGTAGATGAATTCATCTATTGCTGTGCTGAAGTTGAATCTGAAGGTCAAATTGCTATCGTTGAAATCAGCGGCGGTCATACTCAGATCATTAAAAAAACGTTAAATGGTACGGTTTTATTCAGTCAAGATTGTGACCAAACGGTGTCAACCGGATCGATTTGTGATGGTATCGATATTGATATCGGCGGTATCTACAATTACGCCACTGGCGCTGAATTTGAAGACATTCAGTTTATTCTAGAGGCGTCAGAACTCAACAGTAAGTTGTCACAAGAAGGGTTAGCACACGCATACGGGCTTGAAGTTGGCCGTACCATGGAACAAGGTATCCAATTAGGCCTGATGACCGAAGATCTAATGAATAAGATCATCATGCAAACTGCCGCAGCGTCCGACGCTCGTATGGGTGGGGCAACCTTGCCTGCAATGAGTAATTTCGGCAGTGGTAATCAAGGGATCGCTGCAACAATTCCCGTCGCAATTATCGCTGAGCATTTTAAGTCGTCTCAAGAACAATTGGCACGAGCGCTTATCATTAGTCACCTTGGTGCAATTTATATCAAATCATACTATCCACCGCTTTCTGCTTTTTGTGGTAATACGGTAACCAGTGCCGCGGCGGCGATGGCGATGGTGTATCTTGCGAAAGGTTCTTTTGAGCAGAGCTGTTACGCAATTCAGAATGTACTAAGTGATTGTTCTGGAATGGTTTGTGATGGTGCTAAGTCGACATGTGCGATGAAAGTGAAAACCTCAACCAGTGCAGCGGCTAACGGATTCTTAATGGCGATGCGCTGTAATGAAGCCCACAACCAAGGCATTGTAGCTGATGATGTCGAGACCAGTATTCGCAATATTGGAAAATTGGTTACCGCGGGTATGAGTGTTACAGACTCAACGATTATTGATATAATGTCTGCGTAA
- a CDS encoding helix-turn-helix transcriptional regulator, with translation MFELAQSDYDILHSIENIVDGIAAMYGEHTEVLLHSLDVRNPSIIKIANSHVTGRDVGAPITNLALMKLTQGKDVSGAYMTKCPDGKTLRSMTTIIRNPQQKAIGLLCINTNLDAPFQEVMHSLVPCLLPHLERPQTTPETFARSNEEMMHSSIETVREQVTSDPEIAPSKKSREIVTRLHEMGIFDLKDSAQIAAKGLDISIHTIYRYLRELKA, from the coding sequence GTGTTTGAATTAGCTCAAAGTGATTATGATATTTTGCACTCAATCGAAAACATCGTTGACGGGATTGCTGCAATGTATGGTGAGCATACGGAAGTGTTATTGCACAGTTTAGATGTTCGCAACCCTTCGATTATCAAAATCGCGAACAGTCATGTCACTGGTCGAGACGTAGGTGCACCTATTACCAACTTAGCGCTGATGAAGCTTACTCAAGGTAAAGATGTGTCGGGCGCGTATATGACAAAATGTCCCGATGGCAAAACCTTACGTTCAATGACGACGATAATTCGCAATCCTCAACAGAAAGCCATTGGTTTGTTATGTATCAACACCAACCTCGATGCGCCATTCCAAGAGGTGATGCATTCACTCGTTCCTTGTTTGCTTCCGCACTTAGAAAGACCTCAAACCACGCCTGAAACCTTTGCTCGCAGTAATGAAGAGATGATGCACAGTTCGATTGAAACCGTTCGAGAGCAGGTGACGAGTGATCCTGAAATAGCGCCATCGAAGAAGAGTCGTGAGATTGTGACGCGATTGCATGAAATGGGCATTTTTGATTTGAAAGACAGTGCGCAAATAGCAGCAAAAGGGCTCGATATCTCTATCCACACCATTTACCGCTATCTACGTGAGTTAAAAGCGTAG